The Thermodesulfitimonas autotrophica genome includes the window GTATCTCGAAAAGCTCGGCTGGACGGAGCTGCCGCAGGCGAAGGAGATCCAAACCCTGGCTGCCCGGACGCTGGCCGATGTCTGCCCCGAGCGGGGAGATATAAAGGTGGAGCTCCCGGAGGTGCCGGAAGCGCAGGAAGAACCGGAAAGGCCCCGGCGCAGCCGGGACTCCGAGCGCGGCGGCGGGAGGAGGCCGCCCGAGCCGGATGAAGACGTCGAAGATGTGGTCGAGAGGTTCGGCATCTAAGAAGAAGCCCCGGGAAGCACCCCGGGGCTTTCTGTTTTTTAAGGAGGTGTTTGCCGTGATGGGTTTCGACGGGATCCGTCCGGGCGACCGCGTGACCGTGAGTTGGCCCGGAGGGGCGAAGCCCGCCGAGGGCTATTGCTCCGGGGGCGTGGTGGTGCAGATGACGGAGAGGCTGGTCGCGATCCGTGCTCCCGAAGGCTACTGCTTCTGCGTCACGAAAAACCAGGTCGCGGCGGGCGCGAGTCTTTTTGCCGTTAAGAAAGGAGGTGGAGGACGGTGAGAGTGCTGGTGTCGCTTGTCGAGAGGGCCGCCCTCCTGGTGGCGAGGGCGCTGTGGTGGGAGGAAACGCGCCTCCGCGGGCTCGGTCTGCCGTTCGCCGAGCGCGTGGCGGACGTGGCGACCGCGAGGCGGAGGAAACTTCAGGCTGCGCTTGCGGATTTTCGCGAGGCGGTTGAGTCTTTGCAGAGGAGGTGATCTTGAGGATGACCGGGCACGCGCACGCGGCGGCGGGGGGCTTCTTCGGCGCCCTGGCCGGGAAAGCCTTCGGCGACCCGCTTGCCGGAGCGGTCATAGGCGCCCTGGCGGGCCTGCTGCCGGATATCGACCACCCGGGGAGCACTGTGGGGAGGAAGGCGCCTCTAATAGCGGCCGTTTTGAGCGGTCTCTTCGGGCACCGGACGGTGACCCACACGGTCTGGTTCTGCCTGGTAGCGTCGCTGGGCCTGGCCTTCGCCGGCGCCCTGCTGGGGGTTTACGCTGTTACCTACGTTTCGTGGCCTGGCCTCCCCGTCTTGTTCGCGGCCTCTCTCGCGGGCGGGCTCTCGCACCTGGCGCTTGACGCCTGCACCCGCTCCGGCGTGGAGCCGTTCGCTCCGCTGGTCCTGCCGGGGAGCCTGGCGCGGCTGAACCACATCGCGGGGCCGCTCAAGACGGGAGATCCCCTGACGGAGCTCCCGGCTGCGCTCTTCTTTGTTTTGGGGGCGTTGCGGATAGGAGGAGTGCTTTAATTTTCACCGAGAGGAGTGTATCATCGTGAGCAACTTCAACTTTAATGCGCTGAAGGAGCGCTTAAGAGAGCACGCGACGGCGATCTTTCTCACGGTGACCGTTCTGGTGGTCATCCTGGGCGTTGCTCTGTCAGGCGAGCACCGGCAGCCTGTCCCCGGCTCCGTGGCGGCGCGAGAGCAGGCGCAGCAAGGAGACTGGCGGTTGCGCCCGGAGCAGCAGGAGAGGGAAGCCCGCCCGCGGCAGAAGCAGGAGCAACAGGTGGACGTGCAGGACAGGGCGGAGATTGCGGGGCTGCCGCTATACGTCAACCGTTCGAGCGACTATATAGGAGTCAGAATAGACCCGGGCGAGTGGGAGACCGTGGCCGGGGGCAAGGTTTCCGGCCTGGCGCTGGAGCCACTCTGCCGTGACCCCCAGGCCGTGAGCCCCGAGACGTCCGGGGTGCAGCTCGTGGTTCCCTTGAACGGCAAGACCCTGGAGTTCGGCGTTTGTCAGAAGTTTGGGGGCGCGAGCCTGACCGACTACGCCTACAAGACCACGGTAACGGTTCTGGTCGACGGAACGGTGGTTAGGGAGGTTTACGCGACAAAGGACCGCCTCCTGCTTTCTCCGGTGAAGGTGGAGGCAAAGGGGGACCAGATGGTGCTGAAGATCGGCACTGCCGGGGACGCGGACGGCAACGCTTCTGCCGGCCCCTGGTTCCCGCTGATCCTTGCAAATCCCGTTGCCCAGGAGGAGTGTGAGATTCGATGAACCCGATGACGTATGTGTTTTTCACGATCCTGCTGCCGGCGTTGAGGTTGACCTGGCCCTTCCTGGTCACGTCGATCCTGTTTGACGCCGTGTTTCACGTGGGGAGCACCGCGTCCACGGTCGCGGCGTTTGCGGCCGAGGGCGCGTACCTCTTTTACCTTTACCGCTCGCAGCGGCACGTGTTCGGGCCTTTTGTTTTGCGCTGGTGGCCCTTTGGGGTTGGCGCGCTGGCCGCCGGGGCGCTCCTGAAGGCCGGCAGCGGCCCCCTCGCGCTGCTGGCGCTGCTGGTCGCGGGGGGCTACTACTACCTCTACTGGCAGCACGTCTACCGCGAGCGCTACGAGCCTCCTCCGGAAGCCGGCGCTTTCCTTCCGGGCTGCGGGCTGCCACCATATGAACAGGCGCAGGTTAACGCCGAGGCCGCCCGGCGAATAGCGGCCTCCGCGCAGGCCGGAGGGGGAGTTGCGGCGCGAGAGGAAACGGTCGAGGACGTCTGGCGCGAGATCGAGTCTCTGGTGGGCCTCGGTCCCGTGAAGGATGCCCTGCGCCGCGTGGTCGCCCTCGTGGTCGCAGACCGGGAGCGGCGCGAGCAGGGGTTGCCCCCGCTGAGGCAGACCCTCCATATGGCCTTCCTCGGCAACCCCGGCACGGGCAAGACCACCGTAGCAAGGTTGGTGGGCAGGCTGTTCCGGGCGCTGGAAGTGTTGCCGTCCGGGCATTTAGTGGAAACCGACCGGAGCGGGCTGGTGGCAGGCTACATCGGCCAGACCGCGCTGAAGACGCAGGAAGTGGTGAAGAGGGCTCTGGGCGGCGTCCTTTTCGTGGACGAGGCCTACTCGCTGGCGCGGGGCGGCGAGCAGGACTTCGGCCGGGAGGCTCTTGACGCGCTGATCAAGGCGATGGAGGACCGCCGGGAGGACCTCTGTGTGATCCTGGCGGGCTACACCGACGAGATGCGGGAACTGTTCAAGCTCAACCCCGGCATGGAATCCCGGATCGCCTTTACCCTGGAGTTTCCGGACTACACGCCGGAGGAGCTGCTAGAGATCGCGGGCCTCTACGCCTCAAAACGCGGCTGGAGATTGACCCCCGAGGCCGAGAAGGTGCTGCTGGAGCGGTTCCGGCGGGACGCCTATCGGATCGGGGAGATGGGCAACGGTCGCTTCGCGCGGAACCTGGTGGAGAAGGCGGAGCAGGCCGCGGCCCTGCGGATCGCCAGGGGCGAAGGCGGGGTGGACGTACTGACCGCGGAGGACTTCGCGGAGTGAAAAGGGGGTTCCTTCTATGGACGCAAAGAAAGCAATGGTGGCGGCGCTCGCGGTGCTGCTCGGGGCCGTCTTGCTCATCGTGGGGGCGGGAGGAGGAGTCTCCTCCCGCAGGCCCGCGCGCGGACCGGTGCCCCTGCCGGCCGGGCCGGTGGCCGTTCGCGAGATAACCCCCACGGACCCGGACATCTCCGGCGCCCTTTACCGGAGCGTGGTGGAGATAAGACCCCGCGGGGACTGGAACGAAACGCGCGCGGCGACCGTAACC containing:
- a CDS encoding metal-dependent hydrolase, giving the protein MTGHAHAAAGGFFGALAGKAFGDPLAGAVIGALAGLLPDIDHPGSTVGRKAPLIAAVLSGLFGHRTVTHTVWFCLVASLGLAFAGALLGVYAVTYVSWPGLPVLFAASLAGGLSHLALDACTRSGVEPFAPLVLPGSLARLNHIAGPLKTGDPLTELPAALFFVLGALRIGGVL
- a CDS encoding AAA family ATPase, which codes for MNPMTYVFFTILLPALRLTWPFLVTSILFDAVFHVGSTASTVAAFAAEGAYLFYLYRSQRHVFGPFVLRWWPFGVGALAAGALLKAGSGPLALLALLVAGGYYYLYWQHVYRERYEPPPEAGAFLPGCGLPPYEQAQVNAEAARRIAASAQAGGGVAAREETVEDVWREIESLVGLGPVKDALRRVVALVVADRERREQGLPPLRQTLHMAFLGNPGTGKTTVARLVGRLFRALEVLPSGHLVETDRSGLVAGYIGQTALKTQEVVKRALGGVLFVDEAYSLARGGEQDFGREALDALIKAMEDRREDLCVILAGYTDEMRELFKLNPGMESRIAFTLEFPDYTPEELLEIAGLYASKRGWRLTPEAEKVLLERFRRDAYRIGEMGNGRFARNLVEKAEQAAALRIARGEGGVDVLTAEDFAE